A region from the Lolium perenne isolate Kyuss_39 chromosome 4, Kyuss_2.0, whole genome shotgun sequence genome encodes:
- the LOC127346926 gene encoding uncharacterized protein, producing MVQLFTEEQNAQAVRRQQQQLILTNMLRVRQPFFVVPRRDGSKPGKRRNINRHHEAGAMLLDADYFKDDATHSPKEFRRRFRMNKDMFLKIVHGVREYDTYFMATKDCTGLWDFTSIQKCTVAMRCLAYRAPADTANDYLRMAESTCTETLYRFCRAVIAVFGKDYLRAPRVDDTSRILQKNAARGFPGMLGSIDCMNWGWKNCPFAWQVIYKSHTGTNNDINMLQRSSVFARLAEGQAPAVNFKMWEVMSACVNIHNMIIESERDALVQDDHPFDYQWPLAEVEHVPQ from the exons atggtgcagctGTTCACAGAGGAGCAGAACGCTCAGGCTGTTcggcggcaacagcagcagctgatTCTGACGAACATGCTGCGCGTTCGCCAGCCTTTCTTCGTCGTGCCTCGGCGGGACGGCTCAAAGCCaggcaagaggaggaacatcaaccgACATCATGAAGCCGGCGCAATGCTGCTTGACGCCGACTACTTCAAAGACGACGCGACTCATTCACCGAAGGAATTTCGGCgccggtttaggatgaacaaggacATGTTCTTGAAGATTGTCCACGGTGTCAGGGAGTACGACACGTACTTCATGGCCACGAAAGATTGCACAGGACTGTGGGACTTCACCTCAATTCAGAAGTGCACTGTTGCAATGCGTTGTCTTGCATACAGAGCTCCTGCAGATACAGCCAATGACTATCTACGGATGGCAGAGTCGACATGTACAGAGACTCTCTACAGGTTCTGCCGAGCCGTCATAGCGGTGTTTGGTAAAgactatttgagagcaccaagagTAGATGATACATCTCGGATCTTGCAGAAGAATGCAGCAagagggtttcctgggatgctcggAAGCATCGACTGTATGAATTGGGGCTGGAAGAATTGCCCTTTTGCTTGGCAGGTGATCTACAAGAGCCATACTG gaacaaacaatgatatcaacaTGCTGCAGCGGTCTTCGGTGTTTGCCAGGCTAGCTGAGGGACAAGCTCCTGCCGTGAACTTTAAG atgtgggaggtgatgagcgCCTGTGTGAACatccacaacatgatcattgagagcgagcgCGATGCACTTGTGCaggatgatcatccatttgattatcAATGGCCACTAGCTGAGGTAGAGCATGTGCCCCAATAA
- the LOC127293043 gene encoding thioredoxin-like protein AAED1, chloroplastic, giving the protein MAVTTAASLPRLSLPPAATRSTGTSSRFRLKLASVPSCRGHSFSLRLHRSPVVPAAAASSPSVPTSSPEPGSGIGDALGGVAIFSAATGEPVLIRDLWDQNEGMAVVALLRHFGCPCCWELALTLKETKERFDAAGVKLIAVGVGTPDKARILAERLPFPLDYLYADPERKAYDLLGLYFGLGRTFFNPASVKVFSRFDSLKEATKNYTIEATPDDRPSVLQQGGMFVFKGKELLYARKDEGTGDHAPLDDVLNICCKVPVA; this is encoded by the exons ATGGCCGTGACTACGGCCGCCTCGCTCCCACGCCTCTCCCTCCCGCCGGCGGCCACTCGCTCTACCGGCACCTCCTCTCGCTTCCGCCTCAAGCTCGCATCTGTCCCCAGTTGCCGCGGACACAGCTTCAGCCTCCGTCTCCACCGCTCGCCGGTGGTACCTGCTGCTGCCGCGAGCTCCCCCTCCGTTCCAACCTCTTCTCCGGAACCAGGGTCGGGTATCGGTGATGCCCTCGGTGGCGTCGCCATCTTCTCAGCGGCCACCGGCGAGCCCGTGCTGATCAGGGATCTCTGGGACCAGAACGAG GGAATGGCTGTCGTTGCGTTGCTACGGCATTTCGGATGCCCTTGCTG TTGGGAGCTGGCCTTGACGTTGAAGGAGACAAAAGAAAGATTTGATGCTGCTGGCGTCAAACTAATTGCTGTTGGTGTCGGCACCCCTGATAAAGCCCGTATTCTCGCTGAACGT TTGCCCTTTCCATTGGATTACCTCTATGCAGATCCTGAGCGCAAG GCTTATGATCTATTGGGTCTATATTTTGGTCTTGGTCGCACATTCTTCAATCCAGCCAGT GTGAAAGTGTTTTCTCGGTTTGATTCCCTCAAGGAGGCGACAAAGAACTATACAATTGAAGCCACCCCAGATGACAGGCCAAGTGTCCTGCAACAG GGTGGAATGTTTGTGTTCAAAGGGAAAGAACTGTTGTATGCGAGGAAAGATGAGGGCACTGGTGATCATGCACCATTAGATGATGTTCTGAACATCTGCTGCAAAGTTCCAGTAGCCTGA
- the LOC127346927 gene encoding uncharacterized protein codes for MAMASTTSAASFMLLSGSMPSADGQGLMSSNFLAHTVLPCSSSMATISASAPFPTVTLDLTHGPPPPNALLLSAARPTAPGQFQIPLPGGAMAPACTCQTSPDCILLLIRKKGDELSGWLGPSQTSFQPIASQKNRPDSVTV; via the exons ATGGCGATGGCGTCCACCACGTCGGCCGCCTCCTTCATGCTGCTCTCGGGCTCCATGCCCAGCGCCGACGGCCAGGGCCTCATGAGCTCCAACTTCCTCGCCCACACCGTGTTGCCCTGCTCCTCCAGCATGGCCACCATCTCCGCCTCCGCGCCATTCCCGACCGTCACGCTCGACCTCACCCACGGCCCGCCGCCGCCCAACGCCCTGCTGCTCAGCGCCGCGCGGCCGACCGCGCCGGGGCAGTTCCAGATCCCGCTCCCCGGCGGCGCGATGGCTCCGGCCTGCACATGTC AAACCAGCCCAGATTGCATCCTTCTATTAATACGTAAAAAAGGTGATGAGCTTTCGGGCTGGCTCGGGCCGAGCCAGACGAGCTTTCAGCCCATCGCGAGCCAGAAAAACAGGCCCGACTCGGTCACTGTCTAA